The window CGTATCGGTACTTCCTCTGCAGTGGAAATTATGGAATCAGTGACAGCAGAATAAACGTCAAACTTTCTCTGAAATAATTAATTGATAAAATTAGTTTTTCTTCTAAGTTTATTACTTCCCTGCCTTGCATTTGCGCAGGCCGGTGAGGTTACTATAGTTCAGGATTCAGGTGTGCAAAAGGCAGTCGACCTCTATGGCCAGTTTGCAAAGGATAAAAGAAGTGTAAGTGGCTTTCGCATACAGATCGTGGCGGACCAGCATCGTCAAACAGTTATGGATCAGAAACTACGGTTTGAACAGCTTTATCCCGGTGTGAATACTTATTTCAACTACCAGCCGCCTCAGTTCAAATTACGGGTGGGCAATTTTATTTCCCGCGAAGAAGCAAACAGTTTCCTGCAACAGGTGAAAGATGATTTCCCGATGGCCTTTTTAGTGCCCGATAAAGTAATAGTAAAGGGCGTTGGCTGGTGAATCTGTTTATTACTGATAATAGACCATGCCACTGTATTCATGATCCCCCATCTTTAATTGAATGAAATACAATCCTTTCGGAACAGCGGCATCGAAGTTGATCGCGGTCTTTAAGATGCCATTGCTAACCGTTATTTGCCTGCCTGAAATAATTTTTCCCATAGGATTGATGATTTCCAGAATCCCTGAGGTTACCCCAGTTTGAGTTTGCAATTGAACGGTAAAGGAACTACTGGTAATCGTTGGGAAGATGGCAAAGCCGTGGTCAACAGCAGATTCTTTTAACGAAGAGTAATTA of the Chitinophagales bacterium genome contains:
- a CDS encoding SPOR domain-containing protein; this encodes MIKLVFLLSLLLPCLAFAQAGEVTIVQDSGVQKAVDLYGQFAKDKRSVSGFRIQIVADQHRQTVMDQKLRFEQLYPGVNTYFNYQPPQFKLRVGNFISREEANSFLQQVKDDFPMAFLVPDKVIVKGVGW